In a single window of the Panthera leo isolate Ple1 chromosome A1, P.leo_Ple1_pat1.1, whole genome shotgun sequence genome:
- the SPART gene encoding LOW QUALITY PROTEIN: spartin (The sequence of the model RefSeq protein was modified relative to this genomic sequence to represent the inferred CDS: inserted 1 base in 1 codon) yields the protein MEQEPQNGEPSEIKIIKEAYTKAFLFVNKGLNTDELGQKEEAKNYYKQGIGHLLXGISISSTEPEHTGPGWESARQMQQKMKETLQNVRTRLEILEKGLATSLRNDLQEVPKLYPEFPPKDIPEKSPEPHTFSSLSQHTEVNGSTSTTSPGLVSASSSLSLPSQSHPAEAPPAYTPQAAEGHYTVSYGTESGEFSSVGEDFYRNHSQPPPLETLGLDADELILIPNGVQIFFVNPAGEVSAPSYPGYLRIVRFLDNSLDTVLNRPPGFLQVCDWLYPLVPDRSPVLKCTVGAYMFPDTMLQASGCFVGVVLSSELPEDDRELFEDLLRQMSDLRLQANWNRAEGENEFQIPGRARCSSDQLKEASGTDVRQLGPSLDQDNKDVRHKGKRGKKTKDTSSEEVNLSHIVPYEPGSEDKAKELPEWSEKVAQNILSGASWVSWGLVKGAEFTGKAIQKGASKLRERIQPEEKPVEVSPAVTRGLYIAKQATGGAAKVSQFLVDGVCTVANCVGKELAPHVKKHGSKLVPESLKKDRNGKSPLDGAMVVAASSVQGFSTVWQGLECAAKCIVNNVSAETVQTVRYKYGHTAGEATHDAVDSAINVGVTAYNIDNIGIKAMVKKTAKQTGQTLLEDYKIVDNSKGGHQEGRANVNMKREKGEQTEEREKNEAKKKEK from the exons ATGGAGCAAGAACCACAAAATGGAGAACCTTCTGAAATTAAGATCATCAAGGAAGCATACACAAAGgcctttttatttgttaataaagGACTGAATACAGATGAATTAGGTcagaaggaagaagcaaagaacTACTATAAGCAAGGAATAGGACACCTGC AGGGAATCAGCATTTCATCCACAGAGCCTGAACACACTGGTCCTGGTTGGGAATCTGCTAGACAGAtgcaacagaaaatgaaagaaacactACAGAATGTACGTACCAGATTGGAAATTCTGGAGAAGGGTCTTGCCACTTCTCTACGGAATGATCTCCAGGAGGTGCCCAAGTTATATCCAGAATTTCCGCCTAAAGACATACCTGAAAAGTCACCAGAGCCTCACACCTTTAGTTCACTTTCTCAGCACACTGAAGTAAATGGAAGCACTTCAACAACAAGTCCAGGGTTGGTTTCTGCATCTAGTTCTTTATCCTTACCATCTCAGAGTCATCCAGCAGAAGCACCTCCTGCTTATACTCCTCAGGCTGCTGAGGGTCATTATACTGTATCCTATGGGACAGAATCTGGGGAATTTTCATCAGTTGGAGAAGACTTTTATAGGAATCATTCTCAACCACCTCCTCTTGAGACCTTAGGGCTAGATGCAGATGAGTTGATTTTGATACCAAATggagtacagattttttttgtaaatcctGCAGGGGAGGTTAGTGCACCTTCGTATCCAGGGTATCTTCGAATTGTGAGGTTCTTGGATAATTCTCTTGATACAGTTCTAAACCGTCCTCCTGGGTTTCTTCAG GTTTGTGACTGGTTGTATCCTCTAGTTCCTGATAGATCTCCAGTTCTTAAATGTACTGTGGGAGCCTACATGTTTCCTGATACCATGTTACAAGCGTCAGGATGCTTTGTGGGGGTTGTCTTGTCTTCTGAATTACCAGAAGATGATAGAGAACTCTTCGAGGATTTATTAAGACAGATGTCTGACCTTCGGCTTCAG GCCAACTGGAACCgggcagaaggagaaaatgaattccAAATCCCTGGAAGAGCAAGATGTTCCTCTGACCAGTTGAAAGAAGCCAGTGGCACTGACGTGAGACAGTTGGGTCCTTCGTTGGACCAAGACAATAAGGACGTGCGTCATAAAGGAAAACGGgggaaaaaa aCCAAAGATACTTCAAGTGAAGAAGTTAATCTGAGTCACATTGTACCCTACGAGCCAGGTTCAGAAGACAAAGCAAAGGAATTACCCGAATGGAGTGAGAAAGTGGCTCAAAATATTTTGTCAG GTGCTTCCTGGGTGAGCTGGGGTTTGGTCAAAGGTGCTGAATTTACTGGGAAAGCAATCCAGAAAGGCGCTTCTAAACTCCGTGAACGGATTCAACCAGAAGAAAAACCAGTGGAAGTTAGTCCAGCTGTGACCAGGGGACTTTATATAGCAAAGCAGGCTACAGGAGGAGCAGCAAAAGTCAGTCAGTTCCTGG TTGATGGAGTTTGCACTGTAGCAAATTGTGTTGGAAAGGAACTAGCTCCACACGTCAAGAAGCATGGAAGCAAACTTGTTCCAGAATCtcttaaaaaagacagaaatggaaagtCTCCTCTGGATGGTGCTATGGTCGTAGCAGCAAGTAGTGTTCAAG gATTTTCAACTGTCTGGCAGGGATTGGAATGTGCAGCTAAATGTATTGTTAACAATGTTTCAGCAGAAACTGTACAAACTGTCAGATACAA ATACGGGCATACTGCAGGAGAAGCTACACATGATGCAGTAGATTCTGCCATCAATGTTGGTGTAACTGCCTATAATATTGACAACATTGGTATCAAAGCAATGgtgaagaaaacagcaaaacaaacaggACAAACCCTCCTTGAAGACTATAAAATAGTTGATAATTCTAAGGGGGGACATCAAGAAGGAAGAGCAAATGTAAACatgaaaagggagaaaggtgAGCAGACAGAGGAACGAGAGAAGAATgaggcaaagaagaaagaaaaatga